The DNA segment tatgggttaaaaatattgATAAATATTTGAAAATGGTCATTTATGCTTCGTACCACCCCTAGAATTCCAAACATGATGAAGTCGATGTAGACCAGAGTGGGGGTGGACAGGTTGTACACGGGTCGGATGGATTTGAGTTTGAAGACGGGCTGTAGAGCCTCCAGAAGAGCCCGAGGATCAGGCTGAGAACAGTTGAACATGACAGGAGTGCACTGAGCTACAGAGGAAACAAAGAGGGTCAGAGGTTAACCATGGCAACGCAGCCTTTAAACACTGACACTCAGATAGTTCCACTCCCACTCAGCCTCTGCTTCTACAGCCTCCATGGTCGGACTAGTACAGTCTGAACACACGGAACATGACAAGCACAACCTTTGTTTATTCCAACATATATTGTTAGGAACAGTTTTACTCACCATGGACGAGCAccgagatgaagatgaagagaacCTTAAAAGGCCTGACCTTCAGCTGTCGACACTAAAACATCAACATTCAGTCAAAAGGGATTCTTACTGTCAGTAGTCTGGTGGTTGGTGATGACAGTGATCTGATTggatttcaatttttttctttgatttcaattttttttaaaattttattccagtttttttttatttgattttatgacCCTGCCACCTAAAGGGGAGGCACggggtagtgtttttggttcggtttgtttgtttgttttttgtttgtttgtttgtttgtttacactttagcagtaaaactattggttgaattcataccaaattgggtttactgattaccagtaacccagaatagatgtgattacattttgggaaaaggaggtcaaagttcaaatttttaatgcattttttaaaggtttttttcttctcctgtttacttataatgagccaaatttaaaatgtctataaagtcaccttttttttttttcaatttacttcaaacttgtcacatacagaggcagttgatatgacatcacacatgcacagaaatgatgacatcagctggatccatgacaaataatatataatacatacaaggggcggggcttgttgtgtctggaaccactagtttagtttaatttattttatttcatatccATAAGGAAATGTGTTAAAAGTACAATCCGTCATGTTTATATGTCAGTGCAGAAATGACCCATAACTGATGTCACAGAAGTACTGGACAATGAAACATCTTCATGTGCTTTCATCATGACTGTGGAGGACACATGTGCATGTTCTGTGTCTTTACAGGTTTATCTGATAGTTCACATACTGGAGGTCTGGTCTAATCCATGTCCTGTCAGCGTGGACCTGCTTCAGTCCGCCTCCTGTCCACGGACACAAGGACACGTCTGGGTTTAGACCAGGGTCAgggtcacacacactctaagctCCTCCCACATGAATGAGGTTCATGGAAGTAACAGGTTTATGCTTAAAGAAGCCTTAGAGTTATTCTAGTGCAGATGTGTTCATCTGACAGACATGAGACAGAGCCCAGGGAGGGTTGGATTTAGACCCACCAGAGGGTAGAGTTAGAAGAACGGAgcaaacagacaggaaacaggcaCTCGTCCTACTGGGATGGATCACTGGTTCTAATGGGATGGATCACTGGTTCTAATGGGATGGATCACTGGTCCTACTGGGATGGATCACTAGTCCTACTGGGATGGATCACTGGTCCTAATGGGACGGATTATTGGTCCTACTGGGATGGATCACTGGTCCTAATGGGATGGATCACTGCTTCGAATGGGATGGATCACTGGTTCTAATGGGATGGATCACTGGTTCTAATGGGATGGATCACTGGTCCTACTGGGATGGATCACTAGTCCTACTGGGATGGATCACTGGTCCTAATGGGACGGATTATTGGTCCTACTGGGATGGATCACTGGTCCTAATGGGATGGATCACTGCTTCGAATGGGATGGATCACTGGTTCCAATGGGATGGATCACTGGTTCTAATGGGATGGATCACTGGTCCAACTGGGACAGATCACTGGTCCTAATGGGATGGATCACTGGTCCTACTGGGATAGATCACTGGTCCTAATGGGACTTATTGGTCCTACTGGGATGGATCACTGGTTCTTATGGGACTCATCACTGGTTATAATGGGATGGATCACTGGTCCAACTGGGACGGATCACTGATCCTAATGGGATGGATCACTGGTCCTACTGGGATAGATCACTGGTCCTAATGGGACGAATTATTGGTCCTACTGGGATGAATCACTGGTTCTTATGGGACTCATCACTGGTCCTAATGGGATGGATCACTGGTCCTACTGGGATGGATCACTGCGTCTAATGGGATGGATCACTGGAAATAAATGTCAATcaaaaactgaatgaaatagaTTTTCAAAGTGATTTTATTTCATTCTAAAACGGTGACGATTACACAGCATCTGTTAAAATTAACTGAACTATTTTCATGTCTGTTTTCAATAGTGACAATAGTAGCATTAATTATTAGAAATAGAAACACAGTGAATTTAAAGtgttgcataatttcatttacaaCAAAACTCTGATTTAATGATAAGACTTCAGAAAACAGTGAAGTCATTGGCTTCTACTGTACATGAGCGCTACTGACCATATGAATTCACCCAGATAATGATGATGGTAATGAAGCTGACTGATATGAAGAGGATGTAGAGGCCGAACAGCAGGCGGTCTATGACAAAACCCACCTGGATCCACTCCTCTGAGCTTGGACTTCCACCCTGATGCTTCTCCACAAGGAGGCGAACGGCCTGGAGGTCCTTCCCCAGGCTCCTCAGCTCCTCTAAGGCCTGGTGATCCTCCTGGGCCTGGACCTTCTCCGAGGCCTGGACCTCCTCTGGGGCCTGGACCTTCTCCGGGGCCTGGACCTTCTCCATGGCCAGGACCTTCTCTGGGGCCTCCACTGGTGTCTTGCTTACTTCTGCCACCACCTCATGCATTTTCATGTCTAGATCAATAATAACAGAAAGATCACAGTGTTTTCTTGTTGTTCGATCTGCTTCTACTTGTGCAAATGCCAAATAAATCGGTCTTGATTTCTAAAAACTCTGATCAAACCCTGGTATCATGGTACCAGCTCTCACATAACCACTCTAAATGTCAGCCAAGAGTCCAGATCAGGATGTAAGGTCACATGTCTGTGCTCCTTTGCTGTAGTTGTCTGTGTCCTAATGCCTCATACAGACTGTGTCAGTTCAATTATACAAACCAATAAATGAAAAAAGAGGAATTACTGAGAAGCACCTCATTAACATGAACAGGTGGAATTCAAATTCacgtattgaccctttgcaccaacgtCACAGTTGTCACATGACTAGGGGTGCAGTGCCATGGTGGacagcaaaagcaacacaacaaacaaatgaatgagcgacggattctgtcaaccagcactgaaaataaagttctgGAGTTGTCCTGCGGAGTGACTCACCTTAGtggacggcacaaagaacgctatttggagaagctagcgatagcagggctagctactgacccataccttctccctcctgatgtgtttacagatctatcaaaatcctccagtctactggagtttaaagcacacgatctgttctgttctgttctaaatgcagtccccatacacaggtgtgaTCTAAAGCAGACTACAGTCTAGATgatcccagttcttagtctcaggttagattaccgagtcactgtactgcgctcacagcagatgaatatatctcataatggtaaaggaaagatacagctaacgttagctagctctgtgtatgtttttaacatgtttcccccagcatgccatccaaactcaaacagactggaaccaaaagcagctctaatgaacgAACACTGagtaataatgttagtgtgtgtCCTCAGTATCCTACAGTATGAGCTCTggtgttgaagtgtctgcctttctactgtctacacacagtcatatgtacagttccaccactagaacagatGGAGCAGCATCAGGACAATAACAGTAGGACATATAGCGTAGTGTAACTGGTAGAAAGTCAGCcctacaacaacagagctaatactgaaggtacttatgacagccactggaacaga comes from the Sphaeramia orbicularis chromosome 4, fSphaOr1.1, whole genome shotgun sequence genome and includes:
- the LOC115417627 gene encoding 5-hydroxytryptamine receptor 3A-like — translated: MNDLLPITGNTLPLLNVFFSLCLALMVASLLETILITNLLHSSADLPPVPRWMHILILQIIGFLVFLPWKPKEPRDADMKMHEVVAEVSKTPVEAPEKVLAMEKVQAPEKVQAPEEVQASEKVQAQEDHQALEELRSLGKDLQAVRLLVEKHQGGSPSSEEWIQCRQLKVRPFKVLFIFISVLVHAQCTPVMFNCSQPDPRALLEALQPVFKLKSIRPVYNLSTPTLVYIDFIMFGILGVLIM